Part of the Rhodococcus sp. OK302 genome is shown below.
CCGAACCGCCCCGCTCTGCGTCTTCTAGTACTCCATGACGATCCCGACCGTGAGTTCGACTATGTGGCAGGTGCCGAAGAAGCACTCAAACTAGCCCGCGACAACAACTGGACGGTGGTCAGTGTCAAAGACGACTGGACCACAGTGTTCTAGCTGCGTCCAGATTCACGCTGAGTCGAGTCGACCAGCAACCAGTATCGAGGGCAATGGCACGGGAACACAGCACGGGAACACGGAAGCCGCAGACGCCTATCGGTGCCGACGGCTTCCGTATACCGCGGCACGGCAACATCCCGAAGGCGTCAACGAGCCGAAATCTAACGTACGCAATCTTGCTGAGAATTCTCTGAGTGCTAACGATCCGCGATACGGCGATCGAGCGCCTCGTCGATCGCCGAATCTTCGGTGTAGAAGAACCCCGGCATCGTTTCGCCGGTATCGGCGAGGGCCACAACCAACTGTGTCAGCCGCAAGTCGGGGTTTGCGCGCCAGAGGGCGCCGAGCTTGGTCAGTATCGGGTCGATCCGGTCCGGGCTTCTCATCAATGTTCTCCTGGCGTAACGATTCTCGAAGGTACATCGAAGTATGCAATGTGACCCGATGGTCCGGCCAACGAATTTCGGTTACGCGCTCGCAGCGACCATGCACTCGCCAAGGCAGATCATCGCTGCCCGGCTGCTCACTATTGAAAGACGCGACACATTGATGCGGAAGTGGATACTGCTGGTGGCGGCTTGGCCTTGATCCTCGTCGGCGTTCTGTTCATCGAACTCGGCGGCGCACACTGATCAAGGCCGGAGCTTGTCACATCTCGGCGAATATCACGCCGTGGGAGTGATCAGCACGGTCCTATCCCCCTTGCCGGTAGGCGCTTTCAGTTCGAGGATGCGGGTTTCGGGGCTCCAACGGCCGACATCTGCGCCGACTACGGCGCCGCCGTTCGGGAAGGTCCGGGCCGGTAAGTAGATTTCCGTCGGCGCCGTGATCGACCGGTCCGGGGTGTAGGAGAATTCGAGCCGATCACTCTCGACGGTCAAGGAAAGCGGCTGGCCCGCGATTGCACGTGGGTACGGATTATCCAGCGCCGCAACCAGATTACGTTCGGTTCCGTCCTCCTCGTACGGACCCCAAGAACCTGGATCGCGTGACCAGTAGGCCACCCCGGCACCCATGTCTGCAGCTGTGGAATACACCTTGTCGACGTAGTCGAGCGCTCCGGGCAATGTTGTATCCAACCCGAACTCACCCAGGATAATCGGCACGTCACCCAACGCTGCCGCTGTCCTCAGGGCGTTGTCACGCCACGCGTCGACAGTGATATCGACTGCGCTCTGCGAACTGCCGACGTATCCACCGCCGAGGTCCATCGGTAGCGGATAGATGTGCGGGCAGTAAGCAATTCGCGCATCTCCGTCACGTCGATCATCGACCGCACCGAGTCCGCTCGGCGTGCCCCAGTTGGTACCCATGGCCTGAGGAGCCACGCATACCCACGTGTCCTGATCGACGGTTCGGATCGCGTCGGCGGTCTTTTGGTACAGAGAGGTGAGTGGTCCGGCTTCGAACGCCGGGCCTTGGAGCGTGCCGCCGTACGGTTCGTTCATCAGGTCATACGCCACCACGGCAGGATTGTCCGCAAACCGTTGCGCGACAACCTTCCAGGCGTTGGCATAGTGATCGGACAGTTCCGGATGTTGCCCGGTTGTGTTCCAGAAATTGTCGAAAGCACGAATCACTCCGGCATCGAGGTAGTACATCTCCCACATGTCGTGCTCCCCCACGGGAAGTCCGTCCATGTAGGTGGCCCACGGCGGCGCACCGTTACCCGATTGCCCGCTGGGAGTGATTGCGCTCGAGTACAGATCCTGGTGCATGTCGAGCATCACCGAGTATCCACGCTCGGAGAACCAGCTGACCCGCTCGGCAACTCGATCGAGATATGCGTCGTCGTACTGACCGGGCGACGGTTCTACCGCCCGCCATGAAATCAGGAATCGGACGAAGTTGGTCCCCATATCCGTATGTTCACGGTCGAGGTCGGCCTCGGTGAATTCGGGCATGCCGTCCGGGGCACTCTTGGAACTCGAAGCGGTATTGAATCCCCGCAAGATCAGAGCGCGACCGGCGTCATCGGTGACGTATGAAGCAGGCGACACCGGATCCGAACGCACAGCGGCACCGATCCCGCCGGCGAGAACCAAGGCACCGACAGTGGCCAACGTGACCAGCGTGCCCCGGCGCATTCCGAGTGCCATCAATACCCTCCAAAGTTGGACGATCGTCCTACCAATTGGGTTAATGTTGCGCCATGTCAGCAAACGAGGTGGCGTTTTCACAAACGACGCAGGTCCGGAGCCTCCGCCTGCCTGCCGTATCGGCCGCAGCGACGGTCGCAGCAATCTCCGCGCTTCTCGGCTTCTGGCCTCTCACCGGACGTTGGCTGACGTCGATGCCGGAAGCCCTCGTTCCGAGTGCCATCGGGTTACCCTTCGCAGTACCGCCACTGCGATTGTTCCCGTTGGGCGAGACCACCTGGCTGTACTGGGCAGTCGATGTTCTTGCCGCATTCGTGATGATCGGGATCGTGTTGCTGTATCTGAATTCGTGGGCGAACCGGCACCCACAGTCTGGTCGCGCTCGCGCCTTCCTTGCCGGTATAACCGCCACCGTCGCCGGGGCAGTGATCGGCAACGTCATTCGAATTGTGTTCCTCAGCTTTGATTCTCACCACAATCTGGCCACGTACATTGTTGCGGTGACAGCAACGATTCTTGTCACGTTGATCTGGGGTGCGATCCTCGGAATCCTCACCGGGGTAGTGCACGCCGCGATTCGACCACCGCCGGTAAGGGAAACCGAGGACGCCGGTCGTCACGGCGCAACGCCCTAGCCTCCGCGGGAAACACCAAGCGTTCGCAGTGCCCGGTACTGGGCCAGCAATACCTGACTTCGTGTGTTTCCGAGTGCGATCGCGGTGTCGTCCGCATCGAGTCCGACAATCACCCGCAAGATCAGCACCTCACGTTCACGCT
Proteins encoded:
- a CDS encoding cellulase family glycosylhydrolase; translated protein: MALGMRRGTLVTLATVGALVLAGGIGAAVRSDPVSPASYVTDDAGRALILRGFNTASSSKSAPDGMPEFTEADLDREHTDMGTNFVRFLISWRAVEPSPGQYDDAYLDRVAERVSWFSERGYSVMLDMHQDLYSSAITPSGQSGNGAPPWATYMDGLPVGEHDMWEMYYLDAGVIRAFDNFWNTTGQHPELSDHYANAWKVVAQRFADNPAVVAYDLMNEPYGGTLQGPAFEAGPLTSLYQKTADAIRTVDQDTWVCVAPQAMGTNWGTPSGLGAVDDRRDGDARIAYCPHIYPLPMDLGGGYVGSSQSAVDITVDAWRDNALRTAAALGDVPIILGEFGLDTTLPGALDYVDKVYSTAADMGAGVAYWSRDPGSWGPYEEDGTERNLVAALDNPYPRAIAGQPLSLTVESDRLEFSYTPDRSITAPTEIYLPARTFPNGGAVVGADVGRWSPETRILELKAPTGKGDRTVLITPTA